The following proteins come from a genomic window of Athalia rosae chromosome 1, iyAthRosa1.1, whole genome shotgun sequence:
- the LOC105685220 gene encoding uncharacterized protein LOC105685220 — translation MTAKTWVLLFLAGFASALGPPPHRTDEDSLRSALNAVTRKQRSLDVSPDEYYNDLHSFKYYGGRDRDRDDDLEFLPYDNGQMETIGDGFQKALPNSHWGADDKPERNLNNKLFDRMLLDYLGSETNQGEPAPSAFRERERGGSQKRGSGNGARSSGINDNQLAKLFLEEIQDGAGAPSNQVELDDEEELDNFRPWYNKQRGEPESNKAEGYDIFNGPMSWSGTFSKQNSQKDQDRDLLYLLPAAERRNVNGRFPLGREYREVRKRYPVAKRSPKPMQQKRQVTDPKVAQDLGNLFGKKSTDHDHDHDHDHDHDHDHDHQHELDHDHEHDHGHTHSHDHTSEAPNTTARSKSDDEKVTQQNKPREHPIEIKKKSVDWSQYFGIDRRKKKASLLARPGTQDQDDEWLLQQYYKTMAENLKPSERVSSKDSMEKRNMLQQIDSRLKSLEDLIIEEPLMYTGPRDAIDVQKVKDNIMARAAASYSLEKMRRALSEFQNDVALQKQAQKLTATQNTLTTDSPNNSNDDKRSGNSINSEEDGDEEASCPEIEIVERRCRAVDMWLGNKAQVFYPLCIMHQICRACVQEENDDKSCDKLFASASRTCDGHVGCMRAARVAYNTLSQLQPPIGSPGLCLCELQAQMRK, via the exons atgaCGGCGAAGACCTGGGTCTTGTTGTTTCTCGCGGGATTTGCATCGGCTCTCGGCCCACCGCCGCATCGAACGGATGAAGATTCGCTCCGAAGCGCATTGAATGCGGTCACAAGAAAGCAAAGATCGCTCGACGTTAGTCCTGATGAATATTACAACGATCTGCATTCCTTCAAGTACTACGGAGGCCGAGACCGCGACAGAGACGACGACCTGGAATTTTTACCATACG ATAACGGTCAGATGGAAACAATCGGAGACGGTTTCCAGAAAGCCTTACCGAACAGTCATTGGGGAGCGGATGATAAGCCGGaaagaaatttgaacaataaattattcgatagAATGCTGTTGGATTATTTAGGAAGTGAGACTAATCAG ggAGAACCAGCGCCATCCGCTTTCAGAGAGCGAGAACGTGGCGGAAGTCAAAAAAGAGGATCGGGAAACGGCGCACGATCGAGTGGAATCAACGACAATCAATTGGCAAAGTTGTTCTTAGAAGAAATTCAAGACGGAGCTGGTGCACCCTCGAATCAAGTAGAACTTGACGACGAAGAGGAACTCGATAACTTCAGACCTTGGTACAACAAACAGAGAGGCGAACCTGAATCTAATAAAGCTGAAGG ctaCGATATATTCAATGGTCCAATGTCTTGGAGTGGCACTTTCAGTAAACAAAATAGTCAGAAGGATCAGGATCGAgatttactttatttattaccCGCAGCCGAACGCAGAAATGTTAATGGTAGATTCCCTCTGGGAAGAGAATATAGAGAAGTAAGAAAACGGTATCCCGTTGCTAAAAGAAGCCCCAAGCCGATGCAACAGAAAAGACAAGTCACGGATCCGAAG GTTGCTCAAGATCTGGGAAATTTGTTTGGCAAAAAATCTACCGATCACGATCACGATCACGATCACGATCACGATCACGATCACGATCACGATCATCAACACGAACTCGATCACGATCATGAACACGATCATGGACATACTCATTCTCACGATCATACATCGGAAGCTCCGAACACAACAGCTCGTTCTAAAAGCGATGATGAGAAGGTTACTCAGCAGAATAAACCGAGGGAACATccaatcgaaataaaaaagaagagcgtCGATTGGTCTCAGTATTTTGGAATCGatcgtagaaagaaaaaggcgaGTTTATTGGCACGCCCCGGTACTCAAGATCAAGACGACGAATGGCTACTGCAACAATACTACAAG ACAATGGCTGAGAATTTAAAACCATCCGAACGTGTTTCAAGTAAGGATAGTATGGAGAAAAGGAATATGCTTCAACAAATAGATTCGAGATTAAAAAGCCTTGAGGATCTTATAATTGAGGAACCATTGATGTACACAGGCCCCCGTGATGCAATTGACGTACAAAAG GTTAAAGACAACATAATGGCCCGAGCAGCGGCATCGTATTCTttagaaaaaatgagacgagCTTTGAGCGAGTTCCAAAATGACGTGGCTCTCCAAAAGCAAGCTCAGAAACTAACGGCGACGCAAAACACTCTCACCACTGACTCGCCGAATAACTCAAACGACGATAAACGCAGCGGCAACAGTATAAACAGTGAAGAAG ATGGCGACGAAGAAGCGAGCTGTCCCGAAATTGAAATCGTCGAAAGAAGATGCAGAGCAGTTGATATGTGGCTTGGAAACAAAGCGCAAGTTTTCTATCCCCTTTGCATAATGCATCAAATTTGCCGCGCCTGT gTCCAAGAggaaaatgatgataaatcTTGTGACAAGTTATTCGCTTCGGCGTCGAGAACGTGTGACGGTCACGTAGGATGTATGCGAGCGGCACGAGTCGCATATAATACATTATCCCAGTTACAACCACCTATTGGATCGCCGGGATTATGTCTTTGTGAATTACAGGCTCAAATGAGAAAGTAA